A single Myxocyprinus asiaticus isolate MX2 ecotype Aquarium Trade chromosome 50, UBuf_Myxa_2, whole genome shotgun sequence DNA region contains:
- the LOC127439115 gene encoding oocyte zinc finger protein XlCOF6-like isoform X5, with amino-acid sequence MVNSAYKRRSASKQTEQLKSAMKEESEDMSDSEASRIKHEDTKEQRDLMEVKEESQELKILPQTENYFTQKNTESAEAKKSFTCTQCGKSFTRKETLKVHMRVHTGEKPFTCDQCGKSFTRKETLKSHMSIHTGVKPFACNKCGKSFPCKNDLNRHMRVHTGEKPYRCDQCGKSFIKSKCLHDHLLSHTGERPFSCDQCGKTFKVKSSLKIHLKVHAKEKDHFCSICGKGFTRLEGLKVHQKIHAGVRDHVCFQCGKTFIRVSQLKDHLRIHSGEKPYKCSHCDKRFTDASTLKKHERIHSGEKTYHCPPFGNSFNQSGNLRSHMKRRHPNSNPQEKICIQTEQLKSASVDFVKEESENMSDSEACRIKHEDTEEQRDLMEVKEESQELKILSQTENNFTQKNTESAEAKRSFTCTQCEKSFTSKTNLKIHMRVHTGEKPFTCDQCGKSFKCKGHLKIHMSVHSGEKPHTCDQCGTSFSRKEYIKIHMRVHSREKPFTCDQCGKSFTRKETLKSHMSIHTGEKPFACDECGKSFACKNDLNRHMRVHTGEKPYTCNQCGKSFTHKETLTRHMRIHTGEKLHTCHLCGKSLAHKDNLKSHMRIHTGEKPYRCDQCGKSFIKSKCLHDHLLSHTGERPFSCDQCGKTFKVKSTLKIHLKVHAKEKDHFCSICGKGFTWLEGLKVHQKIHAGVRDHVCFQCGKTFIRVSQLKDHLRIHSGEKPYKCSHCDKRFTDASTLKKHERIHSGEKTYHCPPCGKSFNQSGNLRSHMKRHHPKSK; translated from the exons ATGGTGAACTCAGCCTACAAGAGAAGATCTgcatccaaacaaaccgaacaacTGAAATCTGCAATGAAAGAGGAGAGTGAGGACATGAGTGATTCAGAAGCCAGCAGAATAAAACATGAAGATACTAaagaacaaagag ACCTGATGGAAGTGAAGGAGGAAAGTCAAGAGCTGAAAATACTTCCACAGACTGAAAACTATTTCACACAGAAAAATACTGAGAGTGCAGAAGCCAAAAAGTCTTTCACctgcactcagtgtggaaagagtttcacacgaaAAGAAACCCTTAAGGTtcacatgagagttcacactggagagaaacctttcacatgcgatcagtgtggaaagagtttcacacgtaAAGAAACCCTTAAGAGCCACATGAGTATTCACACTGGAGTAAAACCTTTTGCATGTAAtaagtgtggaaagagttttccATGTAAAAACGATCTTAATCGgcacatgagagttcacactggagagaaaccttacagatgtgatcagtgtggaaagagtttcataaaGTCAAAATGTCTCCACGATCATCTGCTCTCTCACACCGGAGAAAGACCATTTTCCTGTGATCAGTGTGGTAAAACTTTTAAAGTGAAATCATCCTTGAAGATCCACCTGAAAGTTCATGCAAAGGAGAAGGATCACTTCTGTTCTATTTGTGGAAAGGGTTTTACACGGCTTGAGGGCTTGAAAGTGCACCAGAAAATACATGCTGGTGTGAGGGATCATGTGTGCTTTCAGTGTGGTAAGACTTTTATTAGAGTCAGCCAATTGAAAGATCACCTGAGAATTCActctggagaaaaaccttacaagtgctcacactgtgacaAGAGATTCACTGATGCATCAAccctgaaaaaacatgagaggATCCACTCTGGAGAGAAGACATACCACTGCCCTCCATTTGGGAATAGTTTCAACCAAAGTGGTAATCTACGCAGTCATATGAAAAGGCGTCATCCAAATTCAAA CCCACAAGAGAAGATCTGCATCCAAACAGAACAACTGAAATCTGCATCAGTGGACTTTGTGAAAGAGGAGAGTGAGAACATGAGTGACTCAGAAGCCTGTAGAATAaaacatgaagatactgaggaacaaagag ATCTGATGGAAGTGAaggaggaaagtcaagaactgaaaaTACTTTCACAGActgaaaataattttacacagaaaaatacTGAGAGTGCAGAAGCTAAAAGGTCTTTCACCTGCACtcagtgtgaaaagagtttcacaagtaaaacaaaccttaaaattcacatgagagttcacactggagagaaacctttcacatgcgatcagtgtggaaagagtttcaaatgtAAAGGACACCTTAAGATTCACATGAGTgttcactctggagagaaaccgcacacatgtgatcagtgtggaacgAGTTTCTCACGCAAAGAATACATTAAGATTCACATGAGAGTTCACTCtagagagaaacctttcacatgtgatcagtgtggaaagagctttACACGTAAAGAAACCCTTAAGAGCCACATGAGTATTCACACTGGGGAAAAACCTTTCGCATGTGatgagtgtggaaagagttttgcatgtAAAAACGACCTTAATCGgcacatgagagttcacactggagagaagccgtacaCATgtaatcagtgtggaaagagtttcacacataaaGAAACCCTTACGAGACACatgagaatccacactggagagaagctgCACACTTGCCATCTGTGTGGAAAGAGTCTGGCACATAAAGACAACCTTAAGAGCCACatgagaatccacactggagagaaaccttacagatgtgatcagtgtggaaagagtttcataaaGTCAAAATGTCTCCACGATCATCTGCTCTCTCACACCGGAGAAAGACCATTTTCCTGTGATCAGTGTGGTAAAACTTTTAAAGTGAAATCAACCTTGAAGATCCACCTGAAAGTTCATGCAAAGGAGAAGGATCACTTCTGTTCTATTTGTGGAAAGGGTTTTACATGGCTTGAGGGCTTGAAAGTGCACCAGAAAATACACGCTGGTGTGAGGGATCATGTGTGCTTTCAGTGTGGTAAGACTTTTATTAGAGTCAGCCAATTGAAAGATCACCTGAGAATTCActctggagaaaaaccttacaagtgctcacactgtgacaAGAGATTCACTGATGCATCAACTCTGAAAAAACATGAGAGGATCCACTCTGGAGAGAAGACATACCACTGCCCtccatgtgggaagagtttcaaccAAAGTGGTAATCTACGCAGTCATATGAAAAGGCATCATCCAAAGTCAAAGTAA